From the Anguilla anguilla isolate fAngAng1 chromosome 6, fAngAng1.pri, whole genome shotgun sequence genome, one window contains:
- the LOC118228912 gene encoding immediate early response gene 5 protein-like, which produces MEFSADAHRIMSISMGKIYNSRVQRGGIKLHKNLLVSLVLRSAREVCLTNYGGGVCLSGSHQGETGETDLATEPEQGQFIWESEPLAGCGSSVASEDDSTVVTEPDKRTHPTALPQTETEVRINSDLDHSCRPTQSAGEGDTSGASSASSDASVLRNPVSPVCGATDGSWIATSTQPLQARGSGQDGSRCGLPEPNSQNRGAACRKACRKRDADGVDSPGADSPVKKNKPTLPSCDEDAEGEEMDTSNVSSLINIFGASFTGLLSKEGAEAKSGEGGCDTGAGQVCSELPLKTLNPWGTAIEAF; this is translated from the coding sequence ATGGAATTCAGTGCGGATGCACACCGGATAATGAGCATATCAATGGGAAAGATTTATAATTCCCGCGTACAGCGAGGCGGAATCAAGCTCCATAAAAATCTCCTGGTGTCCCTAGTTCTCCGGAGCGCTCGGGAGGTGTGTCTGACGAACTACGGCGGTGGCGTGTGCCTCAGCGGATCGCACCAGGGAGAGACCGGGGAAACGGACCTGGCCACGGAACCGGAGCAGGGCCAGTTTATTTGGGAGTCTGAGCCCTTGGCAGGCTGTGGTTCTTCGGTCGCCAGTGAAGACGATTCGACTGTGGTTACGGAGCCAGATAAACGCACTCACCCCACAGCCCTGCCCCAAACCGAGACTGAGGTGAGGATAAACTCAGATTTGGATCACAGCTGCCGACCAACCCAGAGTGCGGGCGAGGGGGACACATCTGGCGCTTCTTCTGCCTCATCGGACGCCTCTGTCCTCCGCAACCCGGTTTCACCCGTATGCGGCGCGACCGACGGTTCTTGGATTGCGACATCGACTCAACCTCTGCAGGCGCGCGGTTCCGGGCAGGATGGTTCCCGGTGTGGCCTTCCCGAACCAAACTCTCAAAACCGCGGGGCAGCGTGTCGCAAAGCCTGCAGGAAAAGAGACGCGGATGGTGTTGACTCGCCTGGAGCGGATTCTCCggttaagaaaaacaaaccgACTCTGCCCTCATGCGACGAGGACgcggagggagaggagatggaCACAAGCAACGTGTCCAGTCTCATTAATATTTTTGGAGCCAGTTTTACGGGACTACTGAGTAAAGAGGGCGCCGAGGCAAAGTCAGGAGAGGGTGGTTGCGATACTGGTGCCGGGCAGGTGTGCTCTGAACTCCCGCTGAAGACTCTGAATCCCTGGGGAACTGCCATTGAGGCATTTTAA
- the LOC118228907 gene encoding T-cell acute lymphocytic leukemia protein 1 homolog, whose protein sequence is MPFHVQPRPAVMMEKRKAELNRSSPAAESCGSLGPDRARDGPVTEQRETTTAVAAAADSKENQGRREAVTADHCNGTVIVNGVTKETAYDAIELKKEVAVIELGRRGGAADIKGGEQKEDSRAVQTTELCRPPLPLPRRDTLNETRMVQLSPPAFPLPARAMLYGNLAPPLTALNSGFGGDADQYGMYPSNRKRRPAPYEVEIDEAGQPKVVRRIFTNSRERWRQQNVNGAFAELRKLIPTHPPDKKLSKNEILRLTMRYISFLSRLLNDQDHAGGAGGGAGRRGGLGAHDEGLGADDALLQGALSPNSSCGTLLDGDGSAESFAEEQDSPSGPHHHSPPLEGAHHR, encoded by the exons ATGCCATTTCATGTTCAGCCACGCCCTGCTGTCATGATGGAAAAACGGAAAGCGGAGCTGAACCGGAGCAGTCCAGCCGCGGAGTCGTGCGGCTCACTTGGACCGGACCGTGCACGCGACGGGCCGGTCACCGAGCAGCGGGAGACCACGACGGCAGTGGCAGCCGCGGCAGACTCGAAGGAGAAccaggggaggagggaggcggTCACCGCCGACCACTGTAACGGGACTGTCATCGTTAATGGCGTTACCAAGGAAACGGCTTATGACGCCATCGAGCTGAAAAAGGAAGTGGCGGTGATCGAGCtcgggaggagaggaggggccgCCGATATAAAAGGCGGGGAACAGAAAGAGGACAGTCGCGCGGTGCAGACCACCGAGCTGTGCCGACCGCCGCTGCCGTTGCCTCGCCGGGACACGCTCAACGAAACCCGAATGGTGCAGCTTAGCCCCCCAGCGTTCCCTCTGCCCGCCCGAGCGATGCTCTACGGCAACCTGGCGCCGCCACTCACCGCCCTGAACAG TGGCTTTGGCGGTGATGCAGATCAGTATGGCATGTATCCCAGCAACCGGAAGCGGCGTCCTGCTCCTTACGAGGTTGAGATCGACGAGG CCGGACAGCCGAAGGTGGTGCGGCGGATCTTCACAAACAGCCGGGAGCGCTGGAGGCAGCAGAATGTGAACGGGGCCTTCGCCGAGCTGCGCAAGCTCATCCCCACGCACCCGCCCGACAAGAAGCTCAGCAAGAACGAGATCCTGCGCCTCACCATGCGATACATCAGCTTCCTGTCCCGCCTGCTGAACGACCAGGACCacgcgggcggggccgggggcggggcagggaggcggggcgggTTGGGCGCCCACGACGAGGGGCTGGGCGCAGACGACGCcctcctccagggggcgctgtctcCAAACTCCAGCTGCGGCACTCTGCTGGACGGAGACGGCAGTGCAGAGAGCTTCGCCGAGGAGCAGGACTCCCCCAGCGGCCCGCACCACCACAGCCCACCACTAGAGGGAGCGCACCACCGGTGA
- the LOC118228878 gene encoding lipoprotein lipase-like isoform X1: MGKENIGTIIISIYFIEMCARFSTTATDETSFSNGTDWLRDYSDIQSKFSLRTCDGPDEDLCYLVPGHPHTAHECQFHAHAQTFMIIHGWTVTGMFESWVSMLVQALYEREPHANVLVVDWLDRARQHYPTSAANTKLAGRDVAKFINWMEVELQYPLEMVHLLGYSLGAHVAGIAGDLSKNKVYRITGLDPAGPGFEHADAQSSLSPDDAEFVDVLHTNTRGSPGRSIGIQRPVGHVDIYPNGGTSQPGCDLQSAMLKIAMSGIQNMNQLMKCSHERSVLLFVDSLLNSEQQSTAFLCSSRETFSRGLCLSCRGNRCAKLGYGARPVRARRSLTMYLHTRGVMPYKVFHFQVKVHFFSQDNVTFRDQPLKVSLFGTLGEKEDISLILPTMQGNSTASFLVTSDVEVGELLRVELQWVKDYVFKFWEHPGLSPFYARRLRVKAGETQARVVFGAKDGEFVFLSRGGGYVTFIRSKEDPASLKQERLHRLKMIGSSFKQSAE, encoded by the exons ATGGGCAAAGAAAACATCGGGACGATTATCATTTCAATTTACTTTATAGAAATGTGCGCACGTTTTTCAACAACCGCCACTGATGAAACTTCATTCA GCAACGGCACAGACTGGCTGAGGGACTACAGCGACATCCAATCGAAGTTCTCCCTGCGCACCTGTGACGGTCCGGATGAGGACCTGTGCTACCTGGTACCTGGTCACCCGCACACCGCCCACGAGTGCCAGTTCCACGCCCACGCACAGACCTTCATGATAATTCACGGCTGGACG GTAACGGGGATGTTTGAGAGCTGGGTGTCCATGCTGGTGCAGGCTCTGTACGAGCGGGAGCCCCACGCTAACGTGCTGGTGGTGGACTGGCTGGACCGAGCCCGTCAGCACTACCCCACCTCCGCCGCCAACACCAAGCTGGCGGGCCGCGACGTCGCCAAGTTCATCAACTGGATGGAG GTGGAGCTACAGTACCCCCTGGAGATGGTGCACCTGCTGGGGTACAGTCTGGGGGCCCACGTGGCCGGCATCGCTGGAGATCTCTCCAAAAACAAGGTCTACAGGATCACAG GTCTGGACCCTGCTGGCCCGGGGTTCGAGCATGCTGACGCGCAGAGCTCCCTCTCCCCGGATGATGCCGAATTTGTGGACGTCCTGCACACGAACACGAGGGGGTCCCCCGGGCGCAGCATCGGGATCCAGCGGCCCGTGGGGCACGTGGACATCTACCCCAACGGCGGGACGTCCCAGCCCGGCTGCGATCTACAAAGCGCCATGCTGAAGATCGCCATGTCCGGCATCCAGA ataTGAATCAGTTAATGAAGTGTTCCCATGAGCGCTCAGTGCTCCTGTTTGTCGACTCGCTGCTGAACTCTGAGCAGCAGAGCACGGCGTTCCTCTGCAGCTCCAGGGAGACCTTCAGCCGCGGCCTGTGTCTCAGCTGCCGTGGCAACCGCTGCGCCAAGCTGGGCTACGGCGCCCGGCCGGTCCGCGCCCGCCGGAGCCTCACCATGTACCTGCACACCCGCGGGGTCATGCCCTACAAAG tTTTTCACTTCCAGGTGAAAGTACATTTCTTCAGCCAGGACAATGTGACCTTCAGGGACCAGCCACTGAAGGTGTCTCTCTTCGGGACTCTGGGAGAGAAGGAAGACATTAGCCTCATCCT GCCCACCATGCAGGGGAACAGCACTGCGTCCTTCCTGGTGACGTCGGACGTGGAGGTGGGGGAGCTGCTGCGGGTGGAGCTGCAGTGGGTGAAGGACTACGTCTTCAAGTTCTGGGAGCACCCCGGGCTGAGCCCATTCTACGCCCGCAGGCTACGCGTCAAAGCTGGGGAGACACAGGCCAG GGTGGTGTTCGGGGCCAAAGATGGGGAGTTTGTCTTCCTCTCCAGAGGAGGGGGCTACGTCACCTTCATCAGATCCAAAGAGGACCCAGCCAGCCTGAAACAGGAGAG GCTGCACAGGCTGAAGATGATTGGCAGCTCGTTCAAGCAGAGCGCAGAGTAA
- the LOC118228940 gene encoding uncharacterized HIT-like protein Synpcc7942_1390 gives MNGLLLRLRSRFTERTILNFSALLLASRIHCCAERSFCTTPKDEVTKARHADEARRKYGNLAPTIFSKVIDKSIPADIIYEDDKCLAFRDISPQAPVHFLVIPRTPIPRISAVEDDDAQLLGHLLVVAKNVAQKEGLVEGYRVVINDGKHGAQSVYHLHIHVLGGRQMSWPPG, from the exons ATGAACGGTCTGCTGCTACGCCTGCGTTCGCGATTTACTGAAAGGACCATACTTAACTTCTCGGCTTTGCTTCTTGCAAGTAGAATTCACTGTTGTGCAGAG AGAAGCTTTTGCACTACACCGAAGGACGAGGTGACGAAAGCACGCCATGCGGATGAAGCCAGAAGGAAGTACGGAAACCTGGCTCCGACTATTTTCAGTAAAGTGATCGACAAATCCATCCCTGCAGACATCATTTATGAGGACGACAAG TGCCTGGCATTCCGTGACATCAGTCCCCAAGCACCGGTCCACTTCCTGGTTATTCCTCGGACTCCTATCCCAAGAATCAGTGCGGTGGAGGATGACGATGcacag CTCTTGGGACACCTCTTGGTTGTGGCCAAAAACGTGGCTCAGAAAGAAGGTTTGGTGGAGGGATACAGAGTAG TGATTAACGATGGAAAGCACGGAGCCCAGTCTGTTTATCACCTCCACATCCACGTTTTGGGCGGCAGACAGATGTCGTGGCCCCCAGGCTAG
- the LOC118228878 gene encoding lipoprotein lipase-like isoform X2, translating into MIIHGWTVTGMFESWVSMLVQALYEREPHANVLVVDWLDRARQHYPTSAANTKLAGRDVAKFINWMEVELQYPLEMVHLLGYSLGAHVAGIAGDLSKNKVYRITGLDPAGPGFEHADAQSSLSPDDAEFVDVLHTNTRGSPGRSIGIQRPVGHVDIYPNGGTSQPGCDLQSAMLKIAMSGIQNMNQLMKCSHERSVLLFVDSLLNSEQQSTAFLCSSRETFSRGLCLSCRGNRCAKLGYGARPVRARRSLTMYLHTRGVMPYKVFHFQVKVHFFSQDNVTFRDQPLKVSLFGTLGEKEDISLILPTMQGNSTASFLVTSDVEVGELLRVELQWVKDYVFKFWEHPGLSPFYARRLRVKAGETQARVVFGAKDGEFVFLSRGGGYVTFIRSKEDPASLKQERLHRLKMIGSSFKQSAE; encoded by the exons ATGATAATTCACGGCTGGACG GTAACGGGGATGTTTGAGAGCTGGGTGTCCATGCTGGTGCAGGCTCTGTACGAGCGGGAGCCCCACGCTAACGTGCTGGTGGTGGACTGGCTGGACCGAGCCCGTCAGCACTACCCCACCTCCGCCGCCAACACCAAGCTGGCGGGCCGCGACGTCGCCAAGTTCATCAACTGGATGGAG GTGGAGCTACAGTACCCCCTGGAGATGGTGCACCTGCTGGGGTACAGTCTGGGGGCCCACGTGGCCGGCATCGCTGGAGATCTCTCCAAAAACAAGGTCTACAGGATCACAG GTCTGGACCCTGCTGGCCCGGGGTTCGAGCATGCTGACGCGCAGAGCTCCCTCTCCCCGGATGATGCCGAATTTGTGGACGTCCTGCACACGAACACGAGGGGGTCCCCCGGGCGCAGCATCGGGATCCAGCGGCCCGTGGGGCACGTGGACATCTACCCCAACGGCGGGACGTCCCAGCCCGGCTGCGATCTACAAAGCGCCATGCTGAAGATCGCCATGTCCGGCATCCAGA ataTGAATCAGTTAATGAAGTGTTCCCATGAGCGCTCAGTGCTCCTGTTTGTCGACTCGCTGCTGAACTCTGAGCAGCAGAGCACGGCGTTCCTCTGCAGCTCCAGGGAGACCTTCAGCCGCGGCCTGTGTCTCAGCTGCCGTGGCAACCGCTGCGCCAAGCTGGGCTACGGCGCCCGGCCGGTCCGCGCCCGCCGGAGCCTCACCATGTACCTGCACACCCGCGGGGTCATGCCCTACAAAG tTTTTCACTTCCAGGTGAAAGTACATTTCTTCAGCCAGGACAATGTGACCTTCAGGGACCAGCCACTGAAGGTGTCTCTCTTCGGGACTCTGGGAGAGAAGGAAGACATTAGCCTCATCCT GCCCACCATGCAGGGGAACAGCACTGCGTCCTTCCTGGTGACGTCGGACGTGGAGGTGGGGGAGCTGCTGCGGGTGGAGCTGCAGTGGGTGAAGGACTACGTCTTCAAGTTCTGGGAGCACCCCGGGCTGAGCCCATTCTACGCCCGCAGGCTACGCGTCAAAGCTGGGGAGACACAGGCCAG GGTGGTGTTCGGGGCCAAAGATGGGGAGTTTGTCTTCCTCTCCAGAGGAGGGGGCTACGTCACCTTCATCAGATCCAAAGAGGACCCAGCCAGCCTGAAACAGGAGAG GCTGCACAGGCTGAAGATGATTGGCAGCTCGTTCAAGCAGAGCGCAGAGTAA
- the LOC118229523 gene encoding uncharacterized protein KIAA1614-like, whose amino-acid sequence MAEHSMEEMTVANGTSPSYLQKVGPPASSRTDDELQPRPWPRPRPRPDALLSQLHIPPCSAVSLPWPLESRITGGPTSSGSNNEEAEPEPQSHAHLTNQLLQGQEEAETVISGQGEGVGLYHFEAEESHPPKPWAPVRPRTLALKGYALTLGVGVRVEGRTVGGVAAEAMFREGGEMGKAVGRVVIGENRDLGVAKWRREVGVATGGREMGGATGGRKVGGVTCGAAGTEVGGATGGTAGMEAGGAAGGRKVGGAGGQQLLQWGLQRSDSLESLLSRFGLRDGGPKEAGGPVGGLRRADSWESLYSVLHYPQNCSQDTQRSGAVCQTDSDCDLGIYGHSRSTQTPQGCGVSAEDPLSPRYKLAMRLLDQARRKTRSGPVQASHALLPEHTCLPVHSTSMARLPEREGPVGVCGYLSDSSSGSSGVSSRRRCGPSPTRVRFQDESEMEAERRYLERQRSDRPPKPHAPPTTRGRSQGGHSSSSSCRRKRRSSQGEALARDRRCSSCETFMRGTSLPRPKPASNPAPLTHPGPVDPHWGTVLPHWVTSGLPGEGRRRGGKRAERGTGLDLPPELEDFTPQLYSTEQHSPLSLHPTRAPPLAPHGYWPTTAESTGQPNTGTGISLPLGGGSESQGEEGLWMRSQWEEPCEHALGPDPQQVRPKLSLRRFFSAIGLNSGSWLRPRQACSVERLSSAHQQGSASQTQNPAPSPASGHHIWLRKTPSLQSLGQRPPLIVLRRSSSVQELPIQMKEELSNLYRQDAPPHSPSHGRGLQQTLSVEDVGRPSGVGSLGRVAQVFSDGTLLLELNRPHNGPFGFLISRPNGRADSGVYVERMQGGGKLYVGLLGEGDEILEVNGQKVAELSLEQVTRLMTHNTTAFLRVLSHRRVQR is encoded by the exons ATGGCTGAACACAGCATGGAGGAAATGACCGTGGCCAATGGGACATCCCCTTCTTACCTGCAGAAGGTCGGACCACCAGCCTCCAGCCGGACAGATGATGAGCTtcagccccgcccctggccccgccccaggccccgcccagaCGCCCTGCTGTCACAGCTGCACATTCCTCCATGCTCTGCGGTGTCGTTGCCATGGCCACTAGAGTCACGCATCACAGGGGGACCAACCAGCAGTGGCAGTAACAatgaggaggcggagcctgagcCTCAGAGTCATGCCCACTTGACCAATCAGCTCCTGCAGGGGCAGGAAGAGGCGGAGACTGTGATCAGTGGGCAGGGTGAAGGGGTGGGTCTGTATCACTTTGAGGCAGAGGAgtcccacccacccaaaccctGGGCCCCTGTACGTCCCAGGACACTGGCACTGAAGGGCTACGCCCTCACTCTGGGGGTAGGGGTGCGAGTGGAGGGCAGGACAGTGGGTGGGGTGGCAGCTGAGGCAATGTTTAGAGAAGGTGGGGAAATGGGCAAGGCTGTGGGCAGGGTAGTGATTGGAGAGAACAGGGACCTGGGTGTGGCTAAATGGAGAAGGGAAGTGGGTGTGGCCACAGGGGGCAGGGAAATGGGCGGGGCTACAGGGGGCAGGAAAGTGGGTGGGGTTACATGTGGGGCAGCAGGTAcggaagtgggcggggctacaggTGGGACAGCAGGTATGGAAGCgggcggggctgcagggggcaggaaagtgggcggggctggagggCAGCAGCTGTTGCAGTGGGGCCTGCAGAGGTCAGACAGCCTGGAGAGTCTCCTGAGCAGGTTTGGGCTGCGGGACGGGGGCCCCAAGGAGGCAGGGGGCCCTGTGGGAGGGCTCAGGAGGGCTGACAGCTGGGAGAGCCTGTACAGCGTGCTCCACTATCCCCAAAACTGCAGCCAGGACACACAGAGGTCAG gtGCTGTCTGTCAGACAGACTCTGACTGTGATTTAGGCATATATGGGCACAGTCGGAGCACACAGACCCCCCAAGG gtGCGGTGTCTCTGCGGAGGACCCGCTGAGCCCCAGGTACAAGCTGGCCATGCGTCTCCTGGATCAGGCCCGCAGGAAGACCCGGTCCGGCCCAGTCCAGGCCTCACACGCCCTCTTACCTGAACATACCTGCTTACCTGTACACAGCACCAGCAT GGCAAGGctcccagagagggaggggcccgTGGGCGTGTGTGGTTACCTCAGCGACTCCTCGAGTGGCAGTTCGGGTGTGTCGTCACGGCGACGCTgcggcccctcccccacgcgGGTGCGCTTCCAGGACGAGTCGGAGATGGAGGCCGAGCGGCGCTACCTGGAGCGCCAGCGTTCCGACCGCCCGCCGAAGCCCCACGCCCCCCCGACCacccgggggcggagccagggcggtcactcctcctcctcctcctgccgcaggaagaggaggagctcaCAGGGGGAGGCACTGGCCAGGGACAGGAGGTGCAGTTCCTGCGAGACCTTCATGAGGGGCACCTCGTTGCCCCGCCCAAAGCCCGCCTCAAACCCCGCTCCCCTCACCCACCCTGGCCCGGTGGACCCGCACTGGGGGACGGTTCTGCCCCACTGGGTCACCTCAGGCCTgccgggggaggg gaggaggagggggggtaagAGAGCGGAGAGGGGCACAGGCCTGGATCTGCCCCCAGAGCTAGAGGATTTCACTCCACAGCTGTACTCtacagaacagcacagccccCTGAGCCTGCACCCCACCAGAGCCCCGCCTCTTGCCCCGCATGGGTACTGGCCAACCACCGCTGAGTCCACAGGCCAGCCGAACACAG GTACAGGCATCTCCCTACCACTAGGGGGCGGGTCAGAGtcacagggggaggaggggctatGGATGAGATCACAGTGGGAGGAGCCTTGTGAGCATGCACT TGGACCGGACCCGCAGCAGGTCCGGCCCAAGCTGTCCCTGCGCCGGTTCTTCTCCGCCATTGGGCTGAACAGCGGcagctggctccgcccccgccaggCCTGCAGTGTGGAGCGACTGAGCTCCGCCCACCAACAGGGCTCCGCCTCCCAAACCCaaaaccccgcccccagccccgcctctGGGCACCACATTTGGCTGAGAAAGACCCCCTCTCTGCAGTCACTGGGACAG AGGCCGCCCCTGATTGTACTGCGGAGGTCATCCTCAGTGCAGGAACTGCCAATTCAGATGAAGGAAGAACTCTCCAACTTGTACAGACAGGACGCGCCACCTCACAGTCCATCTCACGG cagggggctccAGCAGACTCTGAGCGTAGAGGACGTGGGGAGGCCCAGTGGGGTGGGGTCTCTGGGACGAGTCGCCCAGGTCTTCTCTGACGGGACCCTCCTCCTGGAGCTCAACAGACCCCACAACGGGCCCTTTGGGTTCCTGATCAGCCGGCCCAACGGTCGGGCCGACTCGG GCGTGTATGTGGAGCGTATGCAGGGCGGGGGGAAGCTGTACGTTGGCCTgctgggagagggggatgagatCCTGGAGGTGAACGGGCAGAAGGTCGCCGAGCTGAGTCTGGAGCAGGTCACCCGCCTGATGACCCACAACACCACAGCCTTCCTCAGAGTGCTGAGCCACCGGCGGGTCCAGCGCTAG